A genomic window from Paraburkholderia phytofirmans OLGA172 includes:
- the cydB gene encoding cytochrome d ubiquinol oxidase subunit II — MTITVIWAAIIALGLFMYVALDGFDLGVGMIFPFFPDDDERDLMMHSLAPIWDGNETWLVLGGAALFAAFPVVYSVALSALYLPIIFMLICLIFRGVSFEVRGKAGRTKNLWSLAFTLGSAGASLFQGIILGAYLQGIPVKDLTFSGDAFFWLTPFSLLSGFGLMITYCLLGCCWLVMKMQGNLRERLRALVWPLTIVLLLFMAAVSIWTPLSNVSIAKRWFSDSLLFLLIPIPVLVAVTAFSIFASVRKHHDALPFVLALGLVLLGYMGLLVSVWPYAIPDSLTLWEAAAPIESQRFALYGAVIIIPIIIAYTTAGYWVFRGKTDTPESPYH, encoded by the coding sequence ATGACCATCACTGTTATCTGGGCAGCGATCATCGCGCTTGGACTCTTCATGTACGTCGCTCTTGACGGATTCGATCTTGGCGTAGGCATGATTTTTCCATTTTTCCCAGACGATGATGAGCGTGACTTGATGATGCACTCTCTCGCTCCAATCTGGGATGGCAACGAAACATGGCTGGTACTGGGCGGGGCGGCGCTGTTTGCCGCATTCCCGGTTGTCTATTCCGTCGCATTGTCGGCGCTATACCTGCCCATCATCTTCATGCTGATTTGCCTCATATTTCGAGGCGTGTCGTTCGAGGTGCGAGGGAAGGCGGGACGTACCAAGAACCTCTGGAGCCTTGCTTTTACCCTGGGGTCGGCCGGCGCATCCCTGTTCCAGGGAATCATTCTCGGCGCCTATCTACAGGGCATCCCCGTAAAGGATCTGACGTTCTCGGGCGATGCATTTTTCTGGTTGACGCCGTTTAGCCTGTTGTCGGGTTTCGGGCTGATGATCACGTATTGCCTGCTAGGTTGCTGCTGGTTGGTTATGAAGATGCAAGGCAACCTTCGTGAGCGTCTCAGAGCACTCGTCTGGCCGCTCACAATCGTTCTGCTTTTATTCATGGCGGCGGTGTCTATCTGGACACCGCTTAGCAACGTCTCGATCGCAAAGCGCTGGTTCTCAGACAGTCTGCTCTTTCTTCTGATTCCTATACCGGTTCTGGTGGCAGTTACCGCGTTCTCGATTTTTGCGTCGGTCCGAAAGCACCACGACGCGTTGCCTTTCGTGCTCGCTCTCGGACTCGTTTTGCTGGGCTATATGGGTCTGCTCGTCAGCGTCTGGCCATATGCGATTCCAGACAGCCTCACGCTGTGGGAGGCGGCGGCACCCATAGAGAGTCAGCGGTTCGCTCTCTATGGTGCCGTGATAATCATCCCGATCATCATTGCCTACACAACCGCCGGCTACTGGGTCTTTCGGGGCAAGACTGACACTCCAGAATCGCCCTACCACTGA
- a CDS encoding cytochrome ubiquinol oxidase subunit I encodes MALSALDLSRLQFAFTVSFHIIFPALSIGLASFIAVLEGCWLRTGQPHYKDLCMYWSRIFAVGFGMGVVSGVVMAYEFGTNWAGFSKFAGPITGPLLIYEVMTAFFLEAGFLGIMLFGWERVSRRAHFGATLLVAMGTLISTFWILASNSWMQTPQGFRIENGHVVPVDWVKIIFNPSFPYRLAHMTIGAFLVAALVVSATGAWHLLKGRRDPAVRAMFSMALWLLLVLAPVQALVGDQHGLNTREHQPVKLAAIEGLWETEKGGTSLNLFGIPDMDAEQTRYAIKIPHLGSLILTHTWDGEIRGMKEFPKEDRPNSLIVFWSFRTMAGFGVLMILMAFVGLILRLRGGIFEVRLYQKVMVAMGPVGFISLLAGWVTTEAGRQPWVVYGVMRTSQAVSPVTAQQVGICLMLLVLVYGGVFGTGIYYILKLIRRGPPIFNPLDAEHPITVVEQSGRRPLAAVE; translated from the coding sequence ATGGCACTATCTGCGCTCGACCTGTCGAGACTTCAGTTCGCATTCACGGTCTCGTTTCACATAATCTTTCCCGCACTTAGCATCGGACTGGCAAGTTTCATCGCCGTACTTGAGGGCTGCTGGCTGCGAACAGGGCAACCTCATTACAAAGACCTTTGCATGTACTGGTCGAGGATCTTTGCAGTCGGCTTTGGGATGGGTGTGGTGTCGGGTGTAGTGATGGCCTATGAGTTCGGAACCAACTGGGCTGGTTTCTCAAAATTCGCCGGCCCTATCACCGGCCCGTTGCTCATCTACGAGGTCATGACCGCCTTCTTTCTGGAAGCGGGATTTCTTGGGATCATGCTTTTCGGTTGGGAGCGTGTAAGCCGACGGGCCCACTTTGGAGCCACGTTGCTCGTCGCCATGGGGACGTTGATATCAACTTTCTGGATACTGGCGTCGAACAGCTGGATGCAGACTCCACAAGGCTTTCGCATAGAAAACGGTCACGTGGTGCCGGTTGACTGGGTCAAGATAATTTTCAATCCGTCTTTTCCGTATCGTCTGGCTCATATGACGATTGGTGCATTTCTGGTCGCCGCCCTCGTTGTTTCGGCAACCGGCGCATGGCATCTGCTGAAAGGTAGACGTGACCCCGCCGTGCGAGCCATGTTTTCGATGGCGCTCTGGCTTCTTCTGGTTCTAGCACCAGTACAGGCTCTTGTAGGCGACCAGCATGGATTGAACACCCGGGAGCATCAACCCGTGAAGTTGGCCGCAATCGAGGGGTTGTGGGAGACGGAAAAGGGCGGAACTTCGCTCAATCTTTTCGGCATCCCCGACATGGACGCGGAGCAGACACGCTATGCCATCAAGATTCCGCATCTTGGAAGTCTCATCCTGACGCATACGTGGGACGGCGAAATTCGAGGTATGAAGGAATTTCCGAAAGAGGACAGGCCAAACTCGCTGATTGTCTTCTGGAGCTTTCGCACCATGGCCGGATTCGGTGTCCTGATGATTCTGATGGCCTTCGTCGGTCTCATACTGCGACTCCGAGGAGGGATATTTGAGGTTCGGCTTTATCAGAAGGTGATGGTTGCGATGGGGCCCGTCGGGTTCATCTCACTGCTGGCAGGGTGGGTGACTACGGAGGCAGGTCGTCAGCCTTGGGTCGTCTACGGCGTAATGAGAACTTCGCAGGCGGTTTCGCCGGTGACCGCGCAGCAGGTTGGAATCTGCTTGATGTTGCTCGTTCTGGTCTATGGAGGGGTATTCGGCACCGGTATCTATTACATACTGAAGCTGATAAGGCGGGGACCACCGATTTTTAACCCGTTGGATGCCGAGCACCCAATCACTGTCGTAGAGCAGTCTGGACGCCGCCCTCTTGCCGCCGTCGAGTGA